GAGCGACAGCAAAATCGAGTTCTATCCCTACCCCGCCGGTGGCTGGGGCGCGCTGCGCAGTGCGGCGCGGCAACTGCTGCAACACCGCATCGCCGGCAAGGGGGCGCGCACCCTGCTCTCGGCCAACCAGCCCGATGGCTTCGACTGCCCCGGCTGTGCCTGGCCGGACCGCAACCACACCTCCACCTTCGAGTTCTGCGAGAACGGCGTGAAGGCGGTGGCGGCGGAGGCCACCGCCCGCCGCGCCACCGCGGAGGTGATCGGCCAGCACACGGTCAGCGAGCTGAGCCGCTGGTCGGACCACGACCTGGAAGCACTCGGCCGGCTCACCGAGCCGCTGGCCTGGGATGCGGCCACCGACCGCTACCGGCCCATCAGCTGGGACGCCGCCTTCGGGCGCATCGCCCACCACCTGCAGCAGCTGCCGCATCCGGACCAGGCGGTCTTCTACACCTCGGGGCGCACCAGCAACGAGGCCGCCTTCCTGTACCAGCTGTTCGTGCGCGAGTTCGGCACCAACAATTTCCCCGACTGCTCCAACATGTGTCATGAGCCGAGCGGCTTGGGGCTGCGGCAGAGCATCGGCGTGGGCAAGGGCAGCGTGACGCTGGACGACTTCACCGAGGCCGACGCGCTGCTCATCTTCGGCCAGAACCCGGGCACCAACCATCCCCGCATGCTGGGCGAGCTGCGCGCAGCCGCCCGGCGCGGCGCCCGCATCCTCAGCTTCAACCCGCTGCGCGAACGCGGCCTGGAGCGCTTCGCCGATCCGCAGAGCCCGCTGGAGATGGCCACGCTCGGCTCCACCGCCATCAGCAGCCACTACTTCCAGCTGCGCATCGGCGGCGACCTGGCCGCGGTCAAGGGCCTGTGCAAGGCGGTCTTCGAACTCGACGACGCGGCCCGTGCCGCCGGCCAGCCGCGGGTGCTGGACCTGGCCTTCATCGAAGCGCACACCCGCGGCTTCGACATCTTCGAGGCCGACGTGCGGGCCGAGTCCTGGGCGCTGCTGGTCGAAGAATCGGGCCTCAGCGAAGCGCAGCTGCGCGCCGCCGCCGCGGTCTACGCGGGGGCCGGCAAGGTCATCGCCTGCTGGGGCATGGGCATCACGCAGCACCCGCATGCGGTGGCCACCGTGCAGATGATCACCAACCTGCTGCTGATGCGCGGCAACCTGGGCCGCCCCGGTGCCGGCGTCTGCCCGGTGCGTGGCC
This genomic stretch from Eleftheria terrae harbors:
- a CDS encoding FdhF/YdeP family oxidoreductase, which translates into the protein MSDSKIEFYPYPAGGWGALRSAARQLLQHRIAGKGARTLLSANQPDGFDCPGCAWPDRNHTSTFEFCENGVKAVAAEATARRATAEVIGQHTVSELSRWSDHDLEALGRLTEPLAWDAATDRYRPISWDAAFGRIAHHLQQLPHPDQAVFYTSGRTSNEAAFLYQLFVREFGTNNFPDCSNMCHEPSGLGLRQSIGVGKGSVTLDDFTEADALLIFGQNPGTNHPRMLGELRAAARRGARILSFNPLRERGLERFADPQSPLEMATLGSTAISSHYFQLRIGGDLAAVKGLCKAVFELDDAARAAGQPRVLDLAFIEAHTRGFDIFEADVRAESWALLVEESGLSEAQLRAAAAVYAGAGKVIACWGMGITQHPHAVATVQMITNLLLMRGNLGRPGAGVCPVRGHSNVQGDRTMGIHEKPSPAFLDRLGQVFGFEPPRRPGHDTLGAIQAMLDGQAQVFFGMGGNFAAATPDTALTHEALRRCALTVQVSTKLNRSHVVHGREALVLPCLGRTEIDRQAGGPQSVTVEDSMSMVHLSCGMNEPAAPQLLSEPMIVARLAAATLPRSKTPWLWLVEDYDRIRDRIEAVFDDFAGFNTRVRTPGGFRLRNTAAERVWLTASGKAQFEAHPVPRATAVHRARARSTQRVFALATVRAHDQYNTTVYGHDDRYRGVFGHRRVVFIHQDDLQSEGLAAGEWVDLVSVFEDGQQRCAERFLLVAYDIPRGCLASYYPETNVLVPLASHAEGARTPASKSIPVVLRRHRPAPGADTGTQP